Proteins from a single region of Runella sp. SP2:
- the mtgA gene encoding monofunctional biosynthetic peptidoglycan transglycosylase: protein MAVNRIRPNTPASAPLPKTKSWKSILTRFVLKSILYFLVGSVIWVTVLKFVPVWFTPFMLVRKVEAITDGRSSKIYSDWTPIEDMSKEAPLSVVASEDQLFPEHWGFDFKAMGNAFQSNLKGKKIRGASTISQQVAKNVFLWQGRSYVRKVLEVYFTLLIEVIWGKERILEVYLNVAETGNMTFGYEAAAQRFFQKSSANLTRTEAARIAAVLPSPLRFSIKNPSSYTLRRTQQIARQMRMLGRDYTAKL, encoded by the coding sequence ATGGCTGTTAACCGAATTCGCCCTAACACCCCTGCATCAGCGCCCTTGCCCAAAACAAAAAGTTGGAAATCGATTCTAACGCGTTTTGTGTTAAAGAGCATATTGTATTTTTTGGTTGGGTCGGTGATTTGGGTGACAGTGCTCAAGTTTGTGCCCGTTTGGTTTACGCCTTTCATGCTTGTACGAAAAGTGGAGGCTATTACGGATGGTCGTAGTAGTAAAATTTATTCGGATTGGACTCCCATTGAAGACATGTCAAAAGAGGCGCCGTTGTCGGTAGTAGCTTCCGAAGATCAACTTTTCCCTGAGCATTGGGGCTTTGATTTTAAAGCCATGGGCAACGCATTTCAATCCAATTTGAAGGGAAAAAAAATCAGAGGCGCAAGCACCATTTCGCAACAAGTAGCCAAAAACGTCTTTTTGTGGCAAGGCCGCAGTTACGTTCGTAAAGTTTTAGAAGTATATTTTACGCTCTTAATTGAGGTGATTTGGGGAAAAGAACGTATCTTAGAGGTATATTTAAATGTAGCTGAGACAGGCAATATGACTTTTGGGTACGAGGCTGCTGCTCAACGTTTCTTTCAAAAATCGTCGGCCAATCTAACTCGTACTGAAGCAGCCCGTATCGCAGCGGTATTGCCAAGCCCTTTACGTTTTTCAATTAAAAACCCGTCGAGTTATACGCTGAGACGTACACAGCAAATAGCTCGCCAAATGCGAATGTTGGGCCGAGATTATACCGCAAAACTGTAA